The proteins below are encoded in one region of Gaiella occulta:
- a CDS encoding glycerophosphodiester phosphodiesterase codes for MIAHRGASYDERENTPAAFERAIAVGAEYVEFDVQASRDGGLVVFHDLELDRLTPATGPLRDRPLAELRELGIPTLEEVLALTSGRIGVMAELKSPRLYRRHDIVARTVELLDADAVVVSFEQAAILETRRLRPELRTVQHVGFGVSIRAAARYAWAAGFDDRRASARGLARARAHGLQALVYTVNEPERARALAALGADGIFSDRPDLVRRGLASFGERGGADLA; via the coding sequence GTGATCGCCCATCGGGGCGCGTCGTATGACGAGCGCGAGAACACGCCGGCCGCCTTCGAGCGTGCGATAGCGGTCGGCGCCGAGTACGTCGAGTTCGACGTGCAGGCGTCCCGCGACGGCGGGCTCGTCGTCTTCCACGACCTCGAGCTCGACCGTCTGACGCCGGCGACAGGCCCGCTGCGCGACCGTCCGCTTGCGGAGCTGCGCGAGCTCGGCATCCCGACGCTCGAGGAGGTGCTCGCGCTCACGTCCGGGAGGATCGGCGTCATGGCCGAGCTGAAGAGCCCCCGTCTCTATCGCCGCCACGACATCGTCGCCCGCACGGTCGAGCTGCTCGATGCGGACGCGGTCGTCGTCTCGTTCGAGCAGGCCGCCATCCTGGAGACGAGGCGGCTGCGCCCCGAGCTGCGCACCGTGCAGCACGTGGGGTTCGGCGTCTCGATCCGCGCGGCTGCGCGCTACGCCTGGGCCGCCGGCTTCGACGACCGCCGTGCCAGCGCGCGCGGGCTCGCACGTGCCCGCGCCCACGGCCTGCAGGCGCTCGTCTACACGGTCAACGAGCCGGAGCGGGCGCGCGCGCTCGCGGCTCTCGGCGCCGACGGGATCTTCAGCGACCGCCCCGATCTCGTGCGGCGCGGCCTCGCCTCCTTCGGCGAGCGCGGTGGCGCCGACCTGGCGTAG
- a CDS encoding MgtC/SapB family protein has product MLVAAVYPTLSNGELLLRLVEAGGLSLAIGLEREIRDRAAGLRTHLFVGLGSALFTLISAYGFHDLIAAGPAVVRTDPTRIAAQIVTGIGFLGAGAIIRSGMSVRGLTSAATLWVVAAIGMACAAGMFVAAGVTTIVVLVGLGPLRVVGRSLVTNIRHDHCVLRVSLVEGASAWPVLGIVQEVGASVRRVELRDDEEEGRWLTVECELPGGLRASQVADLVASDESVSSVDW; this is encoded by the coding sequence GTGCTGGTTGCCGCTGTCTATCCGACGCTCTCGAACGGCGAGCTGTTGCTGCGCCTCGTGGAGGCGGGCGGGCTGTCGCTCGCGATCGGCCTGGAGCGGGAGATCCGCGATCGCGCGGCGGGGCTGCGCACGCACCTGTTCGTCGGCCTCGGATCCGCCCTGTTCACGCTCATCAGCGCCTACGGCTTCCACGACCTCATCGCCGCCGGACCCGCCGTCGTGCGCACCGACCCGACCCGGATCGCGGCCCAGATCGTCACCGGCATCGGCTTCCTCGGGGCGGGGGCGATCATCCGCAGCGGCATGTCGGTGCGCGGGCTGACGAGCGCCGCGACGCTCTGGGTCGTCGCCGCGATCGGAATGGCCTGTGCGGCGGGGATGTTCGTCGCCGCCGGCGTCACCACCATCGTCGTCCTCGTCGGCCTCGGGCCGCTGCGCGTGGTCGGACGCTCGCTCGTCACCAACATCCGGCACGATCACTGCGTGCTACGGGTCAGCCTCGTCGAAGGCGCCTCCGCCTGGCCGGTGCTCGGCATCGTCCAGGAGGTCGGCGCCTCGGTACGGCGTGTCGAGTTGCGCGACGACGAGGAGGAGGGACGCTGGCTGACCGTCGAGTGCGAGCTGCCCGGCGGGCTGCGGGCCTCGCAGGTCGCCGACCTGGTCGCCTCCGACGAGAGCGTCTCCTCCGTCGACTGGTGA